From one Lolium rigidum isolate FL_2022 chromosome 4, APGP_CSIRO_Lrig_0.1, whole genome shotgun sequence genomic stretch:
- the LOC124648375 gene encoding dihydroorotate dehydrogenase (quinone), mitochondrial-like has protein sequence MNPQRRPLPTFLIRTSTPCGTWHCGKENCFRAFHRYPSSNSNVKQGGKAGPGILGVNLGKNKTSEDAAADYVQGVHSLSQYADYLVINISSPNTLGLQALQGRKRLSELVKKVHDARDEMQWAEDGPPPLLVKIVPDLSKEDLEDIAAVALSSKLDGLIISNTTIARPPPAEAHPLAQEAGGLSGKLLFDSSTRVLKEMYILTGVTSSIPVIAF, from the exons ATGAATCCACAGCGCCGCCCCCTACCAACG TTCCTCATCCGCACGAGTACCCCGTGCGGTACGTGGCATTGTGGCAAAGAGAACTGCTTTAGAGCATTCCATCGGTATCCTTCATCAAACAGTAATGTAAAGCAGGGAGGGAAAGCAGGACCTGGAATTCTGGGTGTCAATCTTGGCAAGAATAAGACTAGTGAAGATGCTGCTGCTGACTACGTTCAAGGAGTTCATTCGTTGTCGCAGTATGCTGATTACCTG GTCATTAATATCTCTTCCCCAAATACTCTAGGCCTTCAGGCCTTGCAAGGTAGAAAGCGACTGAGTGAACTTGTGAAGAAG GTGCATGATGCACGGGATGAGATGCAGTGGGCTGAAGATGGTCCACCACCATTGCTTGTGAAGATTGTACCGGACTTGTCGAAGGAGGACCTTGAGGACATTGCTGCG GTTGCTCTTTCTTCCAAGTTGGATGGCCTG ATTATATCGAACACAACAATTGCAAGGCCACCTCCTGCAGAAGCACATCCACTAGCTCAAGAAGCCGGTGGATTAAGCGGGAAGCTTCTATTTGACTCATCTACTCGCGTCCTCAAGGAGATGTATATCCTTACAGGGGT CACATCTTCCATCCCGGTTATTGCATTTTGA
- the LOC124649736 gene encoding uncharacterized protein LOC124649736, giving the protein MAALLRQGARRIGGSVLQRTQAAVTSPAVAEERRLLVPRRMLSSHPEEDEFKDLKPIHQVLWELIVNFPARKIITLMAGTSLVVMIATDGSEVKVAEKKQERVKG; this is encoded by the exons ATGGCGGCGCTTCTTCGACAGGGGGCGAGGAGGATCGGTGGCTCTGTGCTCCAGCGAACCCAGGCGGCGGTCACATCACCGGCGGTTGCTGAGGAGCGACGCCTGCTCGTGCCAAGGCGCATGCTCAGTAGTCATCCCGAAGAG GATGAATTCAAGGACCTAAAGCCGATACACCAGGTTTTATG GGAATTGATAGTGAATTTTCCGGCAAGAAAAATCATTACCCTTATGGCAGGGACAAGTCTGGTTGTTATGATAGCCACTGATGGAAGCGAAGTGAAGGTGGCTGAGAAGAAGCAAGAGCGAGTGAAGGGGTGA